One genomic window of Gossypium hirsutum isolate 1008001.06 chromosome D11, Gossypium_hirsutum_v2.1, whole genome shotgun sequence includes the following:
- the LOC121223157 gene encoding LEAF RUST 10 DISEASE-RESISTANCEUS RECEPTOR-LIKE PROTEIN KINASE-like 2.4: MLGTPVSLTTAWFEPEFENCRDSKFKCGNITAGFPFHGGDREKECGHPDLELECGGDITTMKISDVRYRVLEILPDRQILRILSEKVINKGICPPPFPHEDWIQDSPVFTPGPGFASVTLFYDCLSRISPDLLFFTCNKNYDHSNVSPPQSFPGLERSLGNRIRGAMEEELCR; the protein is encoded by the exons atGCTTGGGACCCCTGTTTCACTAACCACTGCCTGGTTTGAGCCTGAGTTCGAGAACTGCCGTGATAGCAAGTTCAAATGTGGGAATATCACTGCTGGATTTCCTTTCCATGGAGGTGATCGTGAAAAAGAATGCGGACATCCAGATTTAGAGCTTGAGTGTGGCGGTGACATTACCACGATGAAAATTAGCGATGTACGGTATCGCGTGCTTGAGATCCTACCTGATCGTCAAATCCTAAGAATTTTGAGTGAGAAGGTGATCAACAAAGGCATTTGTCCGCCTCCATTTCCTCATGAAGATTGGATCCAAGATTCTCCGGTGTTTACTCCTGGTCCCGGCTTTGCCAGTGTTACACTGTTTTATGACTGCCTCTCTCGCATCTCACCAGATCTTCTATTCTTTACTTGCAATAAAAATTATGATCATAGTAATGTTTCG CCTCCGCAATCATTCCCCGGATTGGAAAGGAGCCTTGGAAACAGGATTCGAGGTGCAATGGAGGAAGAACTATGCAGATGA
- the LOC107912918 gene encoding LEAF RUST 10 DISEASE-RESISTANCEUS RECEPTOR-LIKE PROTEIN KINASE-like 1.3 isoform X3 — protein sequence MSSLSLPISSLLALFFLVFLTRVPTILSADDPRACRETLTCGSVSSIGYPFWGMNRPSYCGQPGFELRCENNVTEILMNENTLRVLDIDPERQSLKVAREDYWNGYCSTKFINTSIDFDHFNYGSNIRNLTLFYGCNPLPTSTFLPNCSMNSTLIDVSYAVRNLLGDPRYGICREIVVVPVYEAAAKDLEVNPMIMQAALRGGFELQWEADNDQCRRCRDSDGICGYNHTSNSFTCFPTTEEKKDGKALKLALGLGAAGVIILVGIGVLCVRQHRRKKIVAQLISRDLPTSPSSKGPTTSTTNYSQSNSSYSTSKYDIERGSTYFGAHVFNYEELEEATDNFNPSKQLGEGGFGTVYYGVLRDGRVVAVKRLYENNFKRVGQYMNEIEILTRILHPNLVKLYGCTSRRSRELLLVYEYIPNGTVADHLHGKRSNSGLLTWHVRLRIAIETATALAYLHRQEIIHRDVKSNNILLDKNFHVKVADFGLSRLFPNDVTHVSTAPQGTPGYVDPEYHQCYHLTEKSDVYSFGVVLVELISAKKAVDISRHRHDINLANMAISRIQNQALHELVDPSLGFENDFVVKNTVTAVAGLAFRCLQQERDMRPSMEEVLEALEEIKGVRSGSDVVDIRSGTEVVDIKSDDVGLLKSIPPAFSPDSATEKWVSFSTITTT from the exons ATGTCTTCGCTTTCTCTTCCGATTTCTTCCCTTCTGGCCCTCTTCTTTCTCGTTTTCTTAACCAGAGTTCCGACGATTTTATCCGCTGACGATCCGCGGGCCTGCAGGGAAACGCTAACATGCGGAAGCGTATCAAGTATCGGTTACCCATTCTGGGGAATGAACCGTCCGAGTTATTGTGGCCAACCAGGATTTGAACTGAGGTGCGAGAATAATGTAACGGAAATCCTGATGAATGAAAACACCTTACGAGTTCTTGACATAGACCCTGAACGACAGAGTCTTAAGGTAGCTAGGGAGGATTACTGGAATGGTTATTGTTCCACGAAATTTATCAACACCTCAATCGACTTCGATCACTTCAATTACGGCTCAAACATTAGGAACCTCACCCTATTCTACGGATGCAACCCGCTGCCAACCTCGACATTTCTTCCTAACTGCTCCATGAATAGTACACTTATTGATGTGTCATATGCTGTTAGAAACCTGTTGGGTGACCCTCGCTATGGCATATGCCGTGAAATTGTCGTAGTTCCGGTTTATGAAGCTGCAGCAAAGGACCTGGAGGTGAACCCTATGATTATGCAAGCTGCTTTAAGAGGAGGTTTCGAATTGCAATGGGAAGCGGATAATGATCAGTGCAGAAGATGCAGAGATTCAGATGGGATTTGTGGATATAATCATACTTCAAATAGCTTCACATGTTTTCCAACAACTGAAG AGAAAAAGGATGGAAAGGCTCTCAAACTTGCACTAG GCCTCGGAGCAGCCGGTGTCATTATACTTGTTGGAATCGGAGTTTTATGTGTCCGGCAACATCGGCGAAAGAAAATTGTAGCCCAGCTTATTAGCAGAGACCTTCCAACGTCTCCATCAAGCAAAGGGCCAACAACTTCCACAACTAATTACTCTCAAAGCAATTCATCCTATTCCACTTCAAAATATGACATTGAAAGGGGAAGCACTTACTTTGGAGCCCATGTTTTTAATTATGAAGAACTTGAGGAAGCCACTGACAATTTCAATCCTTCTAAACAACTTGGAGAAGGAGGATTCGGCACTGTTTATTATG GTGTACTCAGGGATGGGCGTGTGGTAGCGGTGAAGCGCTTATACGAGAACAATTTCAAGCGTGTCGGTCAGTACATGAACGAGATCGAAATCCTCACTCGCATCCTTCATCCAAACCTCGTGAAGCTCTATGGATGTACCTCGAGACGTAGTCGAGAGCTTCTCCTTGTTTATGAGTACATTCCTAATGGAACCGTGGCTGATCATTTGCATGGAAAGCGATCCAACTCTGGTTTGCTTACCTGGCATGTTCGGTTGAGAATCGCCATCGAGACAGCGACCGCATTGGCTTACCTACATAGACAGGAAATCATACACCGCGATGTTAAATCCAACAACATTCTCCTGGACAAGAATTTCCATGTAAAAGTGGCTGATTTTGGACTCTCACGACTTTTTCCTAATGATGTTACGCATGTCTCGACTGCTCCGCAAGGCACCCCGGGTTATGTCGACCCGGAGTACCACCAATGCTACCACCTCACTGAGAAAAGTGATGTTTACAGCTTCGGGGTCGTGTTGGTCGAGCTAATTTCGGCGAAAAAAGCAGTGGACATCAGCAGGCACCGACACGACATAAATTTGGCTAACATGGCAATCAGCAGAATCCAGAATCAAGCATTGCATGAACTGGTGGATCCATCTCTCGGGTTCGAGAATGATTTTGTGGTGAAAAACACTGTAACGGCGGTTGCAGGATTGGCGTTTCGGTGTTTGCAACAGGAGAGGGATATGAGACCTTCAATGGAAGAAGTGTTGGAGGCATTGGAAGAGATTAAGGGTGTAAGATCGGGATCTGATGTGGTGGATATTAGATCGGGAACTGAAGTGGTGGATATTAAATCGGACGATGTTGGACTACTGAAGAGCATTCCTCCTGCATTTTCTCCGGATTCTGCGACAGAGAAATGGGTTAGCTTCTCTACTATTACTACCACCTAG
- the LOC107912918 gene encoding LEAF RUST 10 DISEASE-RESISTANCEUS RECEPTOR-LIKE PROTEIN KINASE-like 1.3 isoform X2, translated as MPSKFSFTIIIISLVLILSPKPVFSNNYLSCSVRSSCGNISNIGYPFWGLDRLESCGYPGFKLSCSESELEITISSATYRVLAINKESQTLHVSRTDYSENLCPTHLINSTFESETSPFRQNGDSQDIRLYYGCQPLTAPQNLTSILGTSNQFDCTINNTNIVGYYVTREFAGTVTGNFLRSCSNSVIIPVPNSQVPSLEEGRDPDDLEEAAKIGFQLWWSADDTRCNNCVNKGGQCGRNLVSGGFECYCSDGDVCSPEKKDGKALKLALGLGAAGVIILVGIGVLCVRQHRRKKIVAQLISRDLPTSPSSKGPTTSTTNYSQSNSSYSTSKYDIERGSTYFGAHVFNYEELEEATDNFNPSKQLGEGGFGTVYYGVLRDGRVVAVKRLYENNFKRVGQYMNEIEILTRILHPNLVKLYGCTSRRSRELLLVYEYIPNGTVADHLHGKRSNSGLLTWHVRLRIAIETATALAYLHRQEIIHRDVKSNNILLDKNFHVKVADFGLSRLFPNDVTHVSTAPQGTPGYVDPEYHQCYHLTEKSDVYSFGVVLVELISAKKAVDISRHRHDINLANMAISRIQNQALHELVDPSLGFENDFVVKNTVTAVAGLAFRCLQQERDMRPSMEEVLEALEEIKGVRSGSDVVDIRSGTEVVDIKSDDVGLLKSIPPAFSPDSATEKWVQIKSM; from the exons ATGCCATCCAAGTTTTCgttcaccatcatcatcataaGCTTGGTCCTGATTCTTTCTCCAAAACCAGTGTTTTCGAATAATTATTTGAGCTGCAGTGTCCGATCTAGTTGCGGAAATATTTCGAATATCGGTTACCCTTTCTGGGGATTGGATCGGCTGGAAAGTTGTGGATATCCTGGATTCAAGCTCAGCTGCAGTGAAAGTGAGCTAGAAATCACAATCAGCTCTGCAACATACCGAGTTCTTGCAATAAACAAGGAATCACAAACCCTTCATGTCTCTAGAACCGATTACAGTGAGAATCTTTGTCCCACTCATCTCATCAACTCCACTTTTGAAAGTGAAACCAGTCCTTTTCGACAAAACGGGGATAGTCAGGATATAAGGCTGTATTATGGTTGTCAGCCTCTCACAGCTCCACAAAATCTCACATCAATTCTCGGGACTTCCAATCAATTCGACTGCACAATAAACAATACAAATATCGTAGGTTATTATGTGACAAGGGAATTCGCGGGAACTGTCACCGGCAATTTCCTGAGATCTTGCAGTAACAGTGTGATTATTCCAGTCCCGAATTCCCAAGTTCCGTCACTGGAGGAAGGCCGGGATCCAGATGATTTGGAAGAAGCGGCTAAAATTGGGTTTCAGCTGTGGTGGTCTGCAGATGATACCCGTTGTAATAATTGTGTAAACAAAGGTGGGCAGTGCGGGCGTAACCTCGTCTCAGGTGGATTTGAATGTTACTGCTCAGATGGCGACGTTTGTTCCCCAG AGAAAAAGGATGGAAAGGCTCTCAAACTTGCACTAG GCCTCGGAGCAGCCGGTGTCATTATACTTGTTGGAATCGGAGTTTTATGTGTCCGGCAACATCGGCGAAAGAAAATTGTAGCCCAGCTTATTAGCAGAGACCTTCCAACGTCTCCATCAAGCAAAGGGCCAACAACTTCCACAACTAATTACTCTCAAAGCAATTCATCCTATTCCACTTCAAAATATGACATTGAAAGGGGAAGCACTTACTTTGGAGCCCATGTTTTTAATTATGAAGAACTTGAGGAAGCCACTGACAATTTCAATCCTTCTAAACAACTTGGAGAAGGAGGATTCGGCACTGTTTATTATG GTGTACTCAGGGATGGGCGTGTGGTAGCGGTGAAGCGCTTATACGAGAACAATTTCAAGCGTGTCGGTCAGTACATGAACGAGATCGAAATCCTCACTCGCATCCTTCATCCAAACCTCGTGAAGCTCTATGGATGTACCTCGAGACGTAGTCGAGAGCTTCTCCTTGTTTATGAGTACATTCCTAATGGAACCGTGGCTGATCATTTGCATGGAAAGCGATCCAACTCTGGTTTGCTTACCTGGCATGTTCGGTTGAGAATCGCCATCGAGACAGCGACCGCATTGGCTTACCTACATAGACAGGAAATCATACACCGCGATGTTAAATCCAACAACATTCTCCTGGACAAGAATTTCCATGTAAAAGTGGCTGATTTTGGACTCTCACGACTTTTTCCTAATGATGTTACGCATGTCTCGACTGCTCCGCAAGGCACCCCGGGTTATGTCGACCCGGAGTACCACCAATGCTACCACCTCACTGAGAAAAGTGATGTTTACAGCTTCGGGGTCGTGTTGGTCGAGCTAATTTCGGCGAAAAAAGCAGTGGACATCAGCAGGCACCGACACGACATAAATTTGGCTAACATGGCAATCAGCAGAATCCAGAATCAAGCATTGCATGAACTGGTGGATCCATCTCTCGGGTTCGAGAATGATTTTGTGGTGAAAAACACTGTAACGGCGGTTGCAGGATTGGCGTTTCGGTGTTTGCAACAGGAGAGGGATATGAGACCTTCAATGGAAGAAGTGTTGGAGGCATTGGAAGAGATTAAGGGTGTAAGATCGGGATCTGATGTGGTGGATATTAGATCGGGAACTGAAGTGGTGGATATTAAATCGGACGATGTTGGACTACTGAAGAGCATTCCTCCTGCATTTTCTCCGGATTCTGCGACAGAGAAATGG GTACAGATAAAATCGATGTAA
- the LOC107912918 gene encoding LEAF RUST 10 DISEASE-RESISTANCEUS RECEPTOR-LIKE PROTEIN KINASE-like 1.4 isoform X5, with protein MLEMQFFRWSLRLHPRSSLLLLPTWKFELAGRQRMSAHTEKKDGKALKLALGLGAAGVIILVGIGVLCVRQHRRKKIVAQLISRDLPTSPSSKGPTTSTTNYSQSNSSYSTSKYDIERGSTYFGAHVFNYEELEEATDNFNPSKQLGEGGFGTVYYGVLRDGRVVAVKRLYENNFKRVGQYMNEIEILTRILHPNLVKLYGCTSRRSRELLLVYEYIPNGTVADHLHGKRSNSGLLTWHVRLRIAIETATALAYLHRQEIIHRDVKSNNILLDKNFHVKVADFGLSRLFPNDVTHVSTAPQGTPGYVDPEYHQCYHLTEKSDVYSFGVVLVELISAKKAVDISRHRHDINLANMAISRIQNQALHELVDPSLGFENDFVVKNTVTAVAGLAFRCLQQERDMRPSMEEVLEALEEIKGVRSGSDVVDIRSGTEVVDIKSDDVGLLKSIPPAFSPDSATEKWVQIKSM; from the exons ATGCTGGAAATGCAATTCTTCCGGTGGAGCCTGCGGCTTCATCCACGATCAAGCCTACTGCTACTGCCCACCTGGAAATTCGAGTTGGCCGGAAGGCAAAGAATGTCGGCCCATACAG AGAAAAAGGATGGAAAGGCTCTCAAACTTGCACTAG GCCTCGGAGCAGCCGGTGTCATTATACTTGTTGGAATCGGAGTTTTATGTGTCCGGCAACATCGGCGAAAGAAAATTGTAGCCCAGCTTATTAGCAGAGACCTTCCAACGTCTCCATCAAGCAAAGGGCCAACAACTTCCACAACTAATTACTCTCAAAGCAATTCATCCTATTCCACTTCAAAATATGACATTGAAAGGGGAAGCACTTACTTTGGAGCCCATGTTTTTAATTATGAAGAACTTGAGGAAGCCACTGACAATTTCAATCCTTCTAAACAACTTGGAGAAGGAGGATTCGGCACTGTTTATTATG GTGTACTCAGGGATGGGCGTGTGGTAGCGGTGAAGCGCTTATACGAGAACAATTTCAAGCGTGTCGGTCAGTACATGAACGAGATCGAAATCCTCACTCGCATCCTTCATCCAAACCTCGTGAAGCTCTATGGATGTACCTCGAGACGTAGTCGAGAGCTTCTCCTTGTTTATGAGTACATTCCTAATGGAACCGTGGCTGATCATTTGCATGGAAAGCGATCCAACTCTGGTTTGCTTACCTGGCATGTTCGGTTGAGAATCGCCATCGAGACAGCGACCGCATTGGCTTACCTACATAGACAGGAAATCATACACCGCGATGTTAAATCCAACAACATTCTCCTGGACAAGAATTTCCATGTAAAAGTGGCTGATTTTGGACTCTCACGACTTTTTCCTAATGATGTTACGCATGTCTCGACTGCTCCGCAAGGCACCCCGGGTTATGTCGACCCGGAGTACCACCAATGCTACCACCTCACTGAGAAAAGTGATGTTTACAGCTTCGGGGTCGTGTTGGTCGAGCTAATTTCGGCGAAAAAAGCAGTGGACATCAGCAGGCACCGACACGACATAAATTTGGCTAACATGGCAATCAGCAGAATCCAGAATCAAGCATTGCATGAACTGGTGGATCCATCTCTCGGGTTCGAGAATGATTTTGTGGTGAAAAACACTGTAACGGCGGTTGCAGGATTGGCGTTTCGGTGTTTGCAACAGGAGAGGGATATGAGACCTTCAATGGAAGAAGTGTTGGAGGCATTGGAAGAGATTAAGGGTGTAAGATCGGGATCTGATGTGGTGGATATTAGATCGGGAACTGAAGTGGTGGATATTAAATCGGACGATGTTGGACTACTGAAGAGCATTCCTCCTGCATTTTCTCCGGATTCTGCGACAGAGAAATGG GTACAGATAAAATCGATGTAA
- the LOC107912919 gene encoding uncharacterized protein, whose protein sequence is MATLHKFKLLATQCAVAGSPGRSPTTSPVVHLRRRKTLRMLLNRSSATDRRRFHRRQTDNLDPPPSPPPQPNTSNADSKKNSNGKKSRRKLKELFVASPPFEERESDDKICEEVTEDLLPVTSSSSERFSDRRSGTLTPVTTSFRYRLLRRAWRPMLLTIPE, encoded by the coding sequence ATGGCCACTCTGCACAAATTCAAGCTTCTCGCAACTCAGTGTGCCGTCGCCGGAAGCCCAGGTCGCAGTCCCACCACCAGCCCCGTCGTTCACCTCCGCCGTCGCAAAACGCTCCGCATGCTTCTTAACCGCTCTTCTGCCACCGACCGTCGACGTTTTCATCGCCGCCAGACTGATAACTTGGATCCTCCTCCTTCACCTCCGCCACAGCCAAACACCTCCAACGCCGACAGCAAGAAGAACTCCAATGGTAAAAAAAGCCGGCGAAAATTGAAGGAACTCTTCGTGGCATCGCCGCCGTTTGAAGAAAGAGAGAGTGATGATAAAATCTGCGAAGAAGTAACGGAAGATTTATTGCCGGTTACCAGTAGTTCCAGTGAAAGGTTTTCAGATCGGAGATCTGGTACTTTGACGCCAGTAACGACGTCGTTTCGGTACAGGTTATTAAGGAGAGCTTGGCGACCGATGCTGCTTACTATTCCAGAGTAA
- the LOC107912918 gene encoding LEAF RUST 10 DISEASE-RESISTANCEUS RECEPTOR-LIKE PROTEIN KINASE-like 1.3 isoform X4 — protein MSSLSLPISSLLALFFLVFLTRVPTILSADDPRACRETLTCGSVSSIGYPFWGMNRPSYCGQPGFELRCENNVTEILMNENTLRVLDIDPERQSLKVAREDYWNGYCSTKFINTSIDFDHFNYGSNIRNLTLFYGCNPLPTSTFLPNCSMNSTLIDVSYAVRNLLGDPRYGICREIVVVPVYEAAAKDLEVNPMIMQAALRGGFELQWEADNDQCRRCRDSDGICGYNHTSNSFTCFPTTEEKKDGKALKLALGLGAAGVIILVGIGVLCVRQHRRKKIVAQLISRDLPTSPSSKGPTTSTTNYSQSNSSYSTSKYDIERGSTYFGAHVFNYEELEEATDNFNPSKQLGEGGFGTVYYGVLRDGRVVAVKRLYENNFKRVGQYMNEIEILTRILHPNLVKLYGCTSRRSRELLLVYEYIPNGTVADHLHGKRSNSGLLTWHVRLRIAIETATALAYLHRQEIIHRDVKSNNILLDKNFHVKVADFGLSRLFPNDVTHVSTAPQGTPGYVDPEYHQCYHLTEKSDVYSFGVVLVELISAKKAVDISRHRHDINLANMAISRIQNQALHELVDPSLGFENDFVVKNTVTAVAGLAFRCLQQERDMRPSMEEVLEALEEIKGVRSGSDVVDIRSGTEVVDIKSDDVGLLKSIPPAFSPDSATEKWVQIKSM, from the exons ATGTCTTCGCTTTCTCTTCCGATTTCTTCCCTTCTGGCCCTCTTCTTTCTCGTTTTCTTAACCAGAGTTCCGACGATTTTATCCGCTGACGATCCGCGGGCCTGCAGGGAAACGCTAACATGCGGAAGCGTATCAAGTATCGGTTACCCATTCTGGGGAATGAACCGTCCGAGTTATTGTGGCCAACCAGGATTTGAACTGAGGTGCGAGAATAATGTAACGGAAATCCTGATGAATGAAAACACCTTACGAGTTCTTGACATAGACCCTGAACGACAGAGTCTTAAGGTAGCTAGGGAGGATTACTGGAATGGTTATTGTTCCACGAAATTTATCAACACCTCAATCGACTTCGATCACTTCAATTACGGCTCAAACATTAGGAACCTCACCCTATTCTACGGATGCAACCCGCTGCCAACCTCGACATTTCTTCCTAACTGCTCCATGAATAGTACACTTATTGATGTGTCATATGCTGTTAGAAACCTGTTGGGTGACCCTCGCTATGGCATATGCCGTGAAATTGTCGTAGTTCCGGTTTATGAAGCTGCAGCAAAGGACCTGGAGGTGAACCCTATGATTATGCAAGCTGCTTTAAGAGGAGGTTTCGAATTGCAATGGGAAGCGGATAATGATCAGTGCAGAAGATGCAGAGATTCAGATGGGATTTGTGGATATAATCATACTTCAAATAGCTTCACATGTTTTCCAACAACTGAAG AGAAAAAGGATGGAAAGGCTCTCAAACTTGCACTAG GCCTCGGAGCAGCCGGTGTCATTATACTTGTTGGAATCGGAGTTTTATGTGTCCGGCAACATCGGCGAAAGAAAATTGTAGCCCAGCTTATTAGCAGAGACCTTCCAACGTCTCCATCAAGCAAAGGGCCAACAACTTCCACAACTAATTACTCTCAAAGCAATTCATCCTATTCCACTTCAAAATATGACATTGAAAGGGGAAGCACTTACTTTGGAGCCCATGTTTTTAATTATGAAGAACTTGAGGAAGCCACTGACAATTTCAATCCTTCTAAACAACTTGGAGAAGGAGGATTCGGCACTGTTTATTATG GTGTACTCAGGGATGGGCGTGTGGTAGCGGTGAAGCGCTTATACGAGAACAATTTCAAGCGTGTCGGTCAGTACATGAACGAGATCGAAATCCTCACTCGCATCCTTCATCCAAACCTCGTGAAGCTCTATGGATGTACCTCGAGACGTAGTCGAGAGCTTCTCCTTGTTTATGAGTACATTCCTAATGGAACCGTGGCTGATCATTTGCATGGAAAGCGATCCAACTCTGGTTTGCTTACCTGGCATGTTCGGTTGAGAATCGCCATCGAGACAGCGACCGCATTGGCTTACCTACATAGACAGGAAATCATACACCGCGATGTTAAATCCAACAACATTCTCCTGGACAAGAATTTCCATGTAAAAGTGGCTGATTTTGGACTCTCACGACTTTTTCCTAATGATGTTACGCATGTCTCGACTGCTCCGCAAGGCACCCCGGGTTATGTCGACCCGGAGTACCACCAATGCTACCACCTCACTGAGAAAAGTGATGTTTACAGCTTCGGGGTCGTGTTGGTCGAGCTAATTTCGGCGAAAAAAGCAGTGGACATCAGCAGGCACCGACACGACATAAATTTGGCTAACATGGCAATCAGCAGAATCCAGAATCAAGCATTGCATGAACTGGTGGATCCATCTCTCGGGTTCGAGAATGATTTTGTGGTGAAAAACACTGTAACGGCGGTTGCAGGATTGGCGTTTCGGTGTTTGCAACAGGAGAGGGATATGAGACCTTCAATGGAAGAAGTGTTGGAGGCATTGGAAGAGATTAAGGGTGTAAGATCGGGATCTGATGTGGTGGATATTAGATCGGGAACTGAAGTGGTGGATATTAAATCGGACGATGTTGGACTACTGAAGAGCATTCCTCCTGCATTTTCTCCGGATTCTGCGACAGAGAAATGG GTACAGATAAAATCGATGTAA
- the LOC107912918 gene encoding LEAF RUST 10 DISEASE-RESISTANCEUS RECEPTOR-LIKE PROTEIN KINASE-like 1.4 isoform X1, translated as MPSKFSFTIIIISLVLILSPKPVFSNNYLSCSVRSSCGNISNIGYPFWGLDRLESCGYPGFKLSCSESELEITISSATYRVLAINKESQTLHVSRTDYSENLCPTHLINSTFESETSPFRQNGDSQDIRLYYGCQPLTAPQNLTSILGTSNQFDCTINNTNIVGYYVTREFAGTVTGNFLRSCSNSVIIPVPNSQVPSLEEGRDPDDLEEAAKIGFQLWWSADDTRCNNCVNKGGQCGRNLVSGGFECYCSDGDVCSPEKKDGKALKLALGLGAAGVIILVGIGVLCVRQHRRKKIVAQLISRDLPTSPSSKGPTTSTTNYSQSNSSYSTSKYDIERGSTYFGAHVFNYEELEEATDNFNPSKQLGEGGFGTVYYGVLRDGRVVAVKRLYENNFKRVGQYMNEIEILTRILHPNLVKLYGCTSRRSRELLLVYEYIPNGTVADHLHGKRSNSGLLTWHVRLRIAIETATALAYLHRQEIIHRDVKSNNILLDKNFHVKVADFGLSRLFPNDVTHVSTAPQGTPGYVDPEYHQCYHLTEKSDVYSFGVVLVELISAKKAVDISRHRHDINLANMAISRIQNQALHELVDPSLGFENDFVVKNTVTAVAGLAFRCLQQERDMRPSMEEVLEALEEIKGVRSGSDVVDIRSGTEVVDIKSDDVGLLKSIPPAFSPDSATEKWVSFSTITTT; from the exons ATGCCATCCAAGTTTTCgttcaccatcatcatcataaGCTTGGTCCTGATTCTTTCTCCAAAACCAGTGTTTTCGAATAATTATTTGAGCTGCAGTGTCCGATCTAGTTGCGGAAATATTTCGAATATCGGTTACCCTTTCTGGGGATTGGATCGGCTGGAAAGTTGTGGATATCCTGGATTCAAGCTCAGCTGCAGTGAAAGTGAGCTAGAAATCACAATCAGCTCTGCAACATACCGAGTTCTTGCAATAAACAAGGAATCACAAACCCTTCATGTCTCTAGAACCGATTACAGTGAGAATCTTTGTCCCACTCATCTCATCAACTCCACTTTTGAAAGTGAAACCAGTCCTTTTCGACAAAACGGGGATAGTCAGGATATAAGGCTGTATTATGGTTGTCAGCCTCTCACAGCTCCACAAAATCTCACATCAATTCTCGGGACTTCCAATCAATTCGACTGCACAATAAACAATACAAATATCGTAGGTTATTATGTGACAAGGGAATTCGCGGGAACTGTCACCGGCAATTTCCTGAGATCTTGCAGTAACAGTGTGATTATTCCAGTCCCGAATTCCCAAGTTCCGTCACTGGAGGAAGGCCGGGATCCAGATGATTTGGAAGAAGCGGCTAAAATTGGGTTTCAGCTGTGGTGGTCTGCAGATGATACCCGTTGTAATAATTGTGTAAACAAAGGTGGGCAGTGCGGGCGTAACCTCGTCTCAGGTGGATTTGAATGTTACTGCTCAGATGGCGACGTTTGTTCCCCAG AGAAAAAGGATGGAAAGGCTCTCAAACTTGCACTAG GCCTCGGAGCAGCCGGTGTCATTATACTTGTTGGAATCGGAGTTTTATGTGTCCGGCAACATCGGCGAAAGAAAATTGTAGCCCAGCTTATTAGCAGAGACCTTCCAACGTCTCCATCAAGCAAAGGGCCAACAACTTCCACAACTAATTACTCTCAAAGCAATTCATCCTATTCCACTTCAAAATATGACATTGAAAGGGGAAGCACTTACTTTGGAGCCCATGTTTTTAATTATGAAGAACTTGAGGAAGCCACTGACAATTTCAATCCTTCTAAACAACTTGGAGAAGGAGGATTCGGCACTGTTTATTATG GTGTACTCAGGGATGGGCGTGTGGTAGCGGTGAAGCGCTTATACGAGAACAATTTCAAGCGTGTCGGTCAGTACATGAACGAGATCGAAATCCTCACTCGCATCCTTCATCCAAACCTCGTGAAGCTCTATGGATGTACCTCGAGACGTAGTCGAGAGCTTCTCCTTGTTTATGAGTACATTCCTAATGGAACCGTGGCTGATCATTTGCATGGAAAGCGATCCAACTCTGGTTTGCTTACCTGGCATGTTCGGTTGAGAATCGCCATCGAGACAGCGACCGCATTGGCTTACCTACATAGACAGGAAATCATACACCGCGATGTTAAATCCAACAACATTCTCCTGGACAAGAATTTCCATGTAAAAGTGGCTGATTTTGGACTCTCACGACTTTTTCCTAATGATGTTACGCATGTCTCGACTGCTCCGCAAGGCACCCCGGGTTATGTCGACCCGGAGTACCACCAATGCTACCACCTCACTGAGAAAAGTGATGTTTACAGCTTCGGGGTCGTGTTGGTCGAGCTAATTTCGGCGAAAAAAGCAGTGGACATCAGCAGGCACCGACACGACATAAATTTGGCTAACATGGCAATCAGCAGAATCCAGAATCAAGCATTGCATGAACTGGTGGATCCATCTCTCGGGTTCGAGAATGATTTTGTGGTGAAAAACACTGTAACGGCGGTTGCAGGATTGGCGTTTCGGTGTTTGCAACAGGAGAGGGATATGAGACCTTCAATGGAAGAAGTGTTGGAGGCATTGGAAGAGATTAAGGGTGTAAGATCGGGATCTGATGTGGTGGATATTAGATCGGGAACTGAAGTGGTGGATATTAAATCGGACGATGTTGGACTACTGAAGAGCATTCCTCCTGCATTTTCTCCGGATTCTGCGACAGAGAAATGGGTTAGCTTCTCTACTATTACTACCACCTAG